ATAAGGTCAAAGAAATGATCTGAGTTTTTCTCTTGGAAATGGAACAAGAGAAGCTGATAGAGTTCATAGTGCTGTCGTAGTTCCTCTGAAAAAGACAGTAGTTTTTCTAGGATTTCCTTGTTAGTCAAGTGCATGCGAAACATAGGGCGATAAAATCGTTTATCGCTGAGTTTACGGCTATCTTGTTGTATCAATTTCCAGTAGCGTTTCAAGGACCGGTATTCCTGCGATTTTCTGTCGAATTGATTCATAATTAGAATACGAACGCGGTTCATAGCACGGCTAAGGTGCTGCACAATGTGAAAGCGGTCCAGAACAATCTTGGTGTTTGGAAATAGCTGTCTAGCCAATTTGTAGTAAGGACTAAACATATCCATGGTAATGACTTTGACTTGATTTCTAACCTTTCTAGGATAGCGTAGAAAGTGGTTTCGGATGGTTGCTTGTGTTCTTCCGTCTAGAATAGTTATGACATTTAGGGAGTTGAAATCTTGAGCGATAAAGCTCATTTTCCCCTTTTTGAAGGCATACTCATCCCAGCTCATCACCTCAGGTAAGGTATTCCAATCTGTTTCAAACTTGAACTCATTAAGCTTTCTCATAACTGATGAGGTTGAGATAGATAGCCTGTGTGCAATATGTGTCATTGCTTGATTTTCGATGAGTAATTGAGCAATCTTCTGGTTAACAGCGACGGAGATTTGGTGGTTCTTCTTGACAAGAGGAGTTTCAGCGACCGCTATTTTTCTGCAATCTTTACACTTGAAGCGACGCTTTCTAAGTCGGATAAGCAAGGGATAACCAGCAGTTTCTAGGTAGGGAATTTTGGAGGGTTTTTGGAAGTCGTATTTTGCCATTTGTCCCTTGCAGGAGGGACATTTAGGGGCTGTATAATCCAAATGACCATGAAGTTCTAAGTGAGTTCCCATATCATATTCA
The nucleotide sequence above comes from Streptococcus sp. 29887. Encoded proteins:
- a CDS encoding ISL3 family transposase, giving the protein MEQLNLITNLLRIKDKNITISNEYDMGTHLELHGHLDYTAPKCPSCKGQMAKYDFQKPSKIPYLETAGYPLLIRLRKRRFKCKDCRKIAVAETPLVKKNHQISVAVNQKIAQLLIENQAMTHIAHRLSISTSSVMRKLNEFKFETDWNTLPEVMSWDEYAFKKGKMSFIAQDFNSLNVITILDGRTQATIRNHFLRYPRKVRNQVKVITMDMFSPYYKLARQLFPNTKIVLDRFHIVQHLSRAMNRVRILIMNQFDRKSQEYRSLKRYWKLIQQDSRKLSDKRFYRPMFRMHLTNKEILEKLLSFSEELRQHYELYQLLLFHFQEKNSDHFFDLIEQEIANVNPIFQTVFKTFLKDKEKVLNAMELPYSNAKLEATNNLIKVIKRNAFGFRNFENFKKRILIALNIKKERTNFVLSRC